In Gossypium arboreum isolate Shixiya-1 chromosome 6, ASM2569848v2, whole genome shotgun sequence, the following are encoded in one genomic region:
- the LOC108485270 gene encoding receptor-like protein 15 isoform X3, with product MELKWLAMVLVVLSLRAGLCDGCLEEERFALFQLKPFFEFINYKLQANNFESNPESSSNCCEWERVECDPITGRVTHLFLNYSSSNKMQWYLNASLFLPFEELQNLSLNRNFIAGCIANQGFERLSSKLDKLENLDLSENHFNDSILASLSELSSLKSLNLEYNLFTGLNPTNESNNNGMNLKELYLGGNEMKSLGSLFHEKEGMKLNKLEVLSLPGNLFNNSIFSSLAELSNLKSLDLSDNELEGAIYTKDLNALNNLEELFLSGNEVNGFIPSQGLRLMNLKVLNLSANGFNNSIMSSLATLPNLKTLRIDTYQCNGLMDIKDLYGFSNLEELYMYCYAYSYCSFSLQLLGLFPTLKTLSLERFNINETTMASHSHNKFTSLKHLELRGCKVNKNLTRQGLNLRSLEELELDESYLPSNFIQAFGPLISLKKFTAHGIDGNNTPPMRDFCELINLQELDIKNNNLRGSLPMCFSKLTSLKTLSLSYNQFSGNISALKSLTLLESLNLSSNQFSGNISALKSLTLLESLDLSSNQFSENISALESLTLLESLVLSSNQFSGNISALKNLTLLESLDLSSNEFFGNISALENLTSLRLLDISNNKFHILSSLRPLFNLSKLKYLYADNNTIHADDHEMSHSSAPRFQLSSISLSCCGSGGSFPKFLYHQSELQKVYLSDIYFKVDRFPFWLLENNTKLGILDLMNCSLSGPFQVPSHVHPALSYLDISNNAFGGNIPVRIVARLPFLGYLNMSKNCFNGTIPSSFGDMSSLQVLDLSNNQLSGQIPEHMAMGCSLLRFLVLSNNKLQGSIFSGNFILTRLVVLELNGNNFTGRIPNVLANCSDLYILDLSNNSIYGEVPSWIWNMSELAALDVSRNQLFGRLPQWRGYASNLEQVSMADNQLNGSIPRAICSLNLKLQFLDLSMNSLSGTLPSCFKPVSVKEVHLSKNMLQGALSNAFRDSSSLVILDLSYNHLKGNIPNWISNLSDLSYLLLKGNHFDGEIPIQLCKLDHLSLIDLAQNNLSGGIPSCLKVSALNYVLEQYIWHQTIYSNMIILRSIEVSIEYTIKSRSYNYKRRMLQYMSGIDLSCNKLTGEISFETKNIMKLLTLNLSHNSLTGPVPRAFSSLMDMESLDLSYNNLIGNIPAEFALLHFLEYFNVSYNNLSGKTPERIGQLGAFDESNYIGNPFLCGSLVGKNCSPVETPLIPKASAGNKEDHGFIDMDAFYASFFACYVMVLLCIAAVLYINPYWRQAWFYYIQMAIDSCYYFVVDNFPINFCSGNM from the exons ATGGAGTTGAAATGGTTGGCCATGGTTCTTGTAGTGTTATCCTTAAGAGCTGGGCTTTGTGATGGGTGCTTAGAGGAGGAAAGATTTGCTCTCTTCCAACTCAAACCTTTCTTTGAGTTCATTAATTATAAGCTTCAAGCCAATAACTTTGAGTCAAATCCAGAGAGTTCATCAAATTGTTGTGAGTGGGAAAGGGTTGAATGCGACCCAATAACTGGACGAGTCACCCATCTTTTCCTTAATTATTCTAGCTCCAATAAGATGCAGTGGTATCTCAATGCCTCTTTGTTTCTTCCTTTTGAGGAATTACAAAATCTTTCTTTAAATAGGAATTTCATAGCCGGTTGTATTGCCAATCAAG GTTTTGAAAGGTTGTCATCAAAGTTGGACAAGTTGGAGAATCTTGACTTGAGTGAAAATCATTTCAACGATAGCATTTTAGCATCCTTAAGTGAACTTTCATCACTCAAGTCTTTAAATCTAGAGTACAATTTATTCACAGGATTAAATCCTACAAACG AGAGCAATAATAATGGGATGAACTTGAAGGAGTTGTATTTAGGGGGAAATGAAATGAAGAGCCTTGGGTCTTTATTCCATG aaAAAGAAGGAATGAAGTTGAACAAACTTGAGGTACTTAGTTTACCTGGTAATCTCTTTAACAACAGCATATTCTCATCCCTTGCTGAGCTCTCGAATTTGAAGTCATTGGATTTATCTGATAACGAATTGGAGGGGGCAATATATACAAAAG ATTTAAATGCTCTCAACAATTTAGAGGAGTTGTTCTTATCCGGTAATGAAGTGAATGGATTTATTCCATCTCAAg GACTAAGGCTGATGAATttgaaagttcttaatttgagtGCTAATGGTTTCAACAATAGTATAATGTCATCTCTTGCTACACTTCCGAATCTAAAGACTTTGAGGATAGATACCTATCAATGCAATGGATTAATGGATATCAAAG ATTTATATGGTTTCAGCAATTTGGAGGAGCTGTATATGTACTGCTATGCAT ATTCTTATTGTAGCTTCTCATTACAATTATTGGGCTTATTCCCCACGTTGAAGACTCTTTCGTTAGAGAGATTTAATATTAATGAAACCACAATGGCTTCTCATTCCCACAATA AATTTACTTCATTGAAGCATTTAGAGTTGCGGGGTTGTAAGGTCAACAAAAATCTCACTCGACAAG GGCTAAATTTGAGAAGTTTGGAAGAATTGGAGTTGGATGAATCATATTTACCTTCAAACTTTATTCAAGCTTTTGGACCTCTAATTTCTCTTAAAAAATTTACAGCCCATGGTATTGATGGTAACAACACTCCACCTATGCGTG ATTTTTGTGAATTGATAAATCTCCAAGAGTTGGATATCAAGAACAATAATCTAAGGGGTAGTTTACCCATGTGTTTCTCCAAACTCACGTCCCTTAAAACATTATCTCTCTCTTATAATCAATTTTCTGGAAATATATCTGCCCTTAAGAGCCTAACATTGCTTGAATCATTGAACCTATCTTCTAATCAGTTCTCCGGAAATATATCTGCCCTTAAGAGCTTAACATTGCTTGAATCTTTGGACCTCTCTTCTAATCAATTCTCCGAAAATATATCTGCCCTTGAGAGCCTAACATTGCTTGAATCTTTGGTCCTCTCTTCTAATCAGTTCTCTGGAAATATATCTGCCCTTAAGAACTTAACGTTGCTTGAATCTTTGGACCTCTCTTCTAATGAGTTCTTTGGAAACATATCTGCCCTTGAAAATCTAACATCCCTCCGGTTGTTGGATATTTCAAACAATAAATTTCACATCCTAAGCTCATTAAGACCCTTGTTCAACCTTTCAAAACTCAAGTACCTCTATGCAGATAACAACACCATACATGCTGATGATCATGAGATGTCGCATTCTTCGGCTCCAAGGTTCCAATTGAGTTCCATCAGCTTATCTTGTTGTGGAAGTGGTGGGTCATTTCCAAAATTCTTATACCATCAAAGTGAATTGCAGAAAGTTTATCTCTCAGACATATATTTCAAGGTGGATCGATTTCCATTTTGGTTGTTGGAAAACAACACGAAGCTAGGGATCCTGGATCTCATGAATTGCTCTCTGTCAGGGCCTTTTCAAGTGCCATCGCATGTGCATCCTGCTTTATCATATTTGGATATCTCCAACAATGCCTTCGGTGGCAACATCCCAGTAAGAATTGTAGCACGCTTACCATTTTTGGGTTATTTGAACATGTCAAAGAATTGTTTCAATGGCACCATTCCCTCTTCATTTGGTGATATGAGTTCCTTACAAGTTTTGGACTTATCAAACAACCAATTGTCTGGACAGATACCTGAGCACATGGCTATGGGTTGCTCTTTATTACGGTTCCTTGTATTATCAAATAACAAATTACAAGGATCAATTTTCTCTGGGAATTTTATTCTAACAAGGTTGGTCGTGCTcgaattaaatggaaataactTCACTGGGAGGATCCCAAATGTCTTAGCTAACTGCTCTGACTTGTATATACTAGATCTTAGCAATAACTCTATCTATGGTGAAGTCCCAAGTTGGATTTGGAATATGTCAGAGCTGGCAGCATTGGATGTGAGCAGGAACCAACTCTTTGGTAGATTGCCACAATGGAGGGGATATGCTTCGAATTTGGAACAAGTTTCCATGGCAGATAATCAACTTAATGGTTCAATACCAAGGGCAATTTGCAGTCTCAATCTCAAACTTCAATTTTTGGACCTTTCCATGAACAGTTTATCTGGGACTCTACCATCTTGCTTCAAGCCGGTATCAGTGAAGGAAGTTCATTTATCTAAAAATATGCTACAAGGAGCGTTATCGAATGCTTTTCGTGATAGCTCTTCGTTGGTGATATTGGATCTTAGCTATAACCACTTGAAAGGTAACATTCCAAATTGGATTAGCAACCTTTCTGACTTAAGTTATCTTCTCTTAAAGGGAAACCACTTTGATGGTGAAATTCCAATTCAATTATGCAAGTTGGATCATTTAAGCCTGATTGATCTTGCTCAAAACAATCTCTCTGGTGGTATTCCTTCTTGTTTAAAAGTTTCTGCCTTGAACTATGTACTTGAGCAATATATTTGGCATCAAACTATTTATTCCAACATGATTATCTTGAGGTCCATTGAAGTTTCAATAGAATACACAATAAAGAGCAGATCCTACAATTACAAGAGAAGAATGCTTCAATACATGTCTGGAATTGATCTCTCCTGCAACAAGCTTACCGGTGAAATTAGTTTTGAAACAAAAAACATTATGAAACTCCTCACATTGAACCTTTCTCACAATAGCTTGACCGGACCAGTGCCACGAGCATTTTCTAGCCTCATGGACATGGAAAGTCTAGATCTTTCCTACAACAATTTGATAGGGAATATCCCTGCCGAATTTGCGCTGTTACATTTCTTAGAATACTTCAATGTGTCATATAACAATTTATCTGGAAAGACACCTGAAAGGATTGGACAGTTGGGAGCATTTGATGAAAGCAACTACATAGGGAATCCTTTTCTTTGTGGCTCATTGGTGGGGAAGAATTGCTCGCCCGTGGAAACACCATTGATACCGAAAGCTTCGGCTGGCAACAAAGAAGACCATGGTTTCATTGATATGGATGCCTTCTATGCTAGCTTCTTCGCATGTTACGTGATGGTGCTACTGTGTATCGCAGCTGTGCTGTACATAAATCCTTATTGGAGGCAAGCATGGTTTTACTATATACAAATGGCCATTGATTCCTGCTACTATTTTGTGGTAGATAATTTCCCCATAAATTTTTGTAGTGGAAACATGTAG
- the LOC108485270 gene encoding receptor-like protein 15 isoform X4, which produces MNLKELYLGGNEMKSLGSLFHEKEGMKLNKLEVLSLPGNLFNNSIFSSLAELSNLKSLDLSDNELEGAIYTKDLNALNNLEELFLSGNEVNGFIPSQGLRLMNLKVLNLSANGFNNSIMSSLATLPNLKTLRIDTYQCNGLMDIKDLYGFSNLEELYMYCYAYSYCSFSLQLLGLFPTLKTLSLERFNINETTMASHSHNTSVTTEFTSLKHLELRGCKVNKNLTRQGLNLRSLEELELDESYLPSNFIQAFGPLISLKKFTAHGIDGNNTPPMRDFCELINLQELDIKNNNLRGSLPMCFSKLTSLKTLSLSYNQFSGNISALKSLTLLESLNLSSNQFSGNISALKSLTLLESLDLSSNQFSENISALESLTLLESLVLSSNQFSGNISALKNLTLLESLDLSSNEFFGNISALENLTSLRLLDISNNKFHILSSLRPLFNLSKLKYLYADNNTIHADDHEMSHSSAPRFQLSSISLSCCGSGGSFPKFLYHQSELQKVYLSDIYFKVDRFPFWLLENNTKLGILDLMNCSLSGPFQVPSHVHPALSYLDISNNAFGGNIPVRIVARLPFLGYLNMSKNCFNGTIPSSFGDMSSLQVLDLSNNQLSGQIPEHMAMGCSLLRFLVLSNNKLQGSIFSGNFILTRLVVLELNGNNFTGRIPNVLANCSDLYILDLSNNSIYGEVPSWIWNMSELAALDVSRNQLFGRLPQWRGYASNLEQVSMADNQLNGSIPRAICSLNLKLQFLDLSMNSLSGTLPSCFKPVSVKEVHLSKNMLQGALSNAFRDSSSLVILDLSYNHLKGNIPNWISNLSDLSYLLLKGNHFDGEIPIQLCKLDHLSLIDLAQNNLSGGIPSCLKVSALNYVLEQYIWHQTIYSNMIILRSIEVSIEYTIKSRSYNYKRRMLQYMSGIDLSCNKLTGEISFETKNIMKLLTLNLSHNSLTGPVPRAFSSLMDMESLDLSYNNLIGNIPAEFALLHFLEYFNVSYNNLSGKTPERIGQLGAFDESNYIGNPFLCGSLVGKNCSPVETPLIPKASAGNKEDHGFIDMDAFYASFFACYVMVLLCIAAVLYINPYWRQAWFYYIQMAIDSCYYFVVDNFPINFCSGNM; this is translated from the exons ATGAACTTGAAGGAGTTGTATTTAGGGGGAAATGAAATGAAGAGCCTTGGGTCTTTATTCCATG aaAAAGAAGGAATGAAGTTGAACAAACTTGAGGTACTTAGTTTACCTGGTAATCTCTTTAACAACAGCATATTCTCATCCCTTGCTGAGCTCTCGAATTTGAAGTCATTGGATTTATCTGATAACGAATTGGAGGGGGCAATATATACAAAAG ATTTAAATGCTCTCAACAATTTAGAGGAGTTGTTCTTATCCGGTAATGAAGTGAATGGATTTATTCCATCTCAAg GACTAAGGCTGATGAATttgaaagttcttaatttgagtGCTAATGGTTTCAACAATAGTATAATGTCATCTCTTGCTACACTTCCGAATCTAAAGACTTTGAGGATAGATACCTATCAATGCAATGGATTAATGGATATCAAAG ATTTATATGGTTTCAGCAATTTGGAGGAGCTGTATATGTACTGCTATGCAT ATTCTTATTGTAGCTTCTCATTACAATTATTGGGCTTATTCCCCACGTTGAAGACTCTTTCGTTAGAGAGATTTAATATTAATGAAACCACAATGGCTTCTCATTCCCACAATA CCTCTGTTACAACAGAATTTACTTCATTGAAGCATTTAGAGTTGCGGGGTTGTAAGGTCAACAAAAATCTCACTCGACAAG GGCTAAATTTGAGAAGTTTGGAAGAATTGGAGTTGGATGAATCATATTTACCTTCAAACTTTATTCAAGCTTTTGGACCTCTAATTTCTCTTAAAAAATTTACAGCCCATGGTATTGATGGTAACAACACTCCACCTATGCGTG ATTTTTGTGAATTGATAAATCTCCAAGAGTTGGATATCAAGAACAATAATCTAAGGGGTAGTTTACCCATGTGTTTCTCCAAACTCACGTCCCTTAAAACATTATCTCTCTCTTATAATCAATTTTCTGGAAATATATCTGCCCTTAAGAGCCTAACATTGCTTGAATCATTGAACCTATCTTCTAATCAGTTCTCCGGAAATATATCTGCCCTTAAGAGCTTAACATTGCTTGAATCTTTGGACCTCTCTTCTAATCAATTCTCCGAAAATATATCTGCCCTTGAGAGCCTAACATTGCTTGAATCTTTGGTCCTCTCTTCTAATCAGTTCTCTGGAAATATATCTGCCCTTAAGAACTTAACGTTGCTTGAATCTTTGGACCTCTCTTCTAATGAGTTCTTTGGAAACATATCTGCCCTTGAAAATCTAACATCCCTCCGGTTGTTGGATATTTCAAACAATAAATTTCACATCCTAAGCTCATTAAGACCCTTGTTCAACCTTTCAAAACTCAAGTACCTCTATGCAGATAACAACACCATACATGCTGATGATCATGAGATGTCGCATTCTTCGGCTCCAAGGTTCCAATTGAGTTCCATCAGCTTATCTTGTTGTGGAAGTGGTGGGTCATTTCCAAAATTCTTATACCATCAAAGTGAATTGCAGAAAGTTTATCTCTCAGACATATATTTCAAGGTGGATCGATTTCCATTTTGGTTGTTGGAAAACAACACGAAGCTAGGGATCCTGGATCTCATGAATTGCTCTCTGTCAGGGCCTTTTCAAGTGCCATCGCATGTGCATCCTGCTTTATCATATTTGGATATCTCCAACAATGCCTTCGGTGGCAACATCCCAGTAAGAATTGTAGCACGCTTACCATTTTTGGGTTATTTGAACATGTCAAAGAATTGTTTCAATGGCACCATTCCCTCTTCATTTGGTGATATGAGTTCCTTACAAGTTTTGGACTTATCAAACAACCAATTGTCTGGACAGATACCTGAGCACATGGCTATGGGTTGCTCTTTATTACGGTTCCTTGTATTATCAAATAACAAATTACAAGGATCAATTTTCTCTGGGAATTTTATTCTAACAAGGTTGGTCGTGCTcgaattaaatggaaataactTCACTGGGAGGATCCCAAATGTCTTAGCTAACTGCTCTGACTTGTATATACTAGATCTTAGCAATAACTCTATCTATGGTGAAGTCCCAAGTTGGATTTGGAATATGTCAGAGCTGGCAGCATTGGATGTGAGCAGGAACCAACTCTTTGGTAGATTGCCACAATGGAGGGGATATGCTTCGAATTTGGAACAAGTTTCCATGGCAGATAATCAACTTAATGGTTCAATACCAAGGGCAATTTGCAGTCTCAATCTCAAACTTCAATTTTTGGACCTTTCCATGAACAGTTTATCTGGGACTCTACCATCTTGCTTCAAGCCGGTATCAGTGAAGGAAGTTCATTTATCTAAAAATATGCTACAAGGAGCGTTATCGAATGCTTTTCGTGATAGCTCTTCGTTGGTGATATTGGATCTTAGCTATAACCACTTGAAAGGTAACATTCCAAATTGGATTAGCAACCTTTCTGACTTAAGTTATCTTCTCTTAAAGGGAAACCACTTTGATGGTGAAATTCCAATTCAATTATGCAAGTTGGATCATTTAAGCCTGATTGATCTTGCTCAAAACAATCTCTCTGGTGGTATTCCTTCTTGTTTAAAAGTTTCTGCCTTGAACTATGTACTTGAGCAATATATTTGGCATCAAACTATTTATTCCAACATGATTATCTTGAGGTCCATTGAAGTTTCAATAGAATACACAATAAAGAGCAGATCCTACAATTACAAGAGAAGAATGCTTCAATACATGTCTGGAATTGATCTCTCCTGCAACAAGCTTACCGGTGAAATTAGTTTTGAAACAAAAAACATTATGAAACTCCTCACATTGAACCTTTCTCACAATAGCTTGACCGGACCAGTGCCACGAGCATTTTCTAGCCTCATGGACATGGAAAGTCTAGATCTTTCCTACAACAATTTGATAGGGAATATCCCTGCCGAATTTGCGCTGTTACATTTCTTAGAATACTTCAATGTGTCATATAACAATTTATCTGGAAAGACACCTGAAAGGATTGGACAGTTGGGAGCATTTGATGAAAGCAACTACATAGGGAATCCTTTTCTTTGTGGCTCATTGGTGGGGAAGAATTGCTCGCCCGTGGAAACACCATTGATACCGAAAGCTTCGGCTGGCAACAAAGAAGACCATGGTTTCATTGATATGGATGCCTTCTATGCTAGCTTCTTCGCATGTTACGTGATGGTGCTACTGTGTATCGCAGCTGTGCTGTACATAAATCCTTATTGGAGGCAAGCATGGTTTTACTATATACAAATGGCCATTGATTCCTGCTACTATTTTGTGGTAGATAATTTCCCCATAAATTTTTGTAGTGGAAACATGTAG